In one window of Verrucomicrobiia bacterium DNA:
- a CDS encoding membrane bound O-acyl transferase family-domain-containing protein, giving the protein MNRILAALLLLCLTALPFSVKEQLPAWMFMWALAFALYFGCKVLTLVEAGPAFITTHGFRTLGYLLLWPGMDPKPFTQKAKDFITPNMKAWATALFRTLHGAALIWIVVPRINEVHWIPRAIIGMLGVILLLHFGLFRLLALGWQSRHIAVRPLMDNPTRATSLTEFWGRRWNSGFHDLMHRYIFRPSTKRFGVRTAMLLVFLASGLIHELVITVPAGGGYGLPTLYFLLQGLGVEMERSDFGKRLQLGHGAKGWCFVFLVTAGPVALLFPPPFLHNVILPMLKTIT; this is encoded by the coding sequence ATGAATAGAATCCTCGCAGCCTTGTTGCTCCTGTGCCTGACGGCGTTGCCGTTCAGCGTGAAGGAGCAATTGCCCGCGTGGATGTTCATGTGGGCTTTGGCTTTCGCACTCTACTTCGGCTGCAAGGTTCTGACCTTGGTGGAGGCCGGTCCGGCATTTATCACGACGCATGGTTTCCGCACACTCGGTTACTTGCTCTTGTGGCCGGGCATGGACCCAAAACCATTCACGCAGAAGGCAAAAGATTTCATAACACCTAACATGAAAGCTTGGGCCACTGCCCTCTTCAGAACGCTACATGGAGCAGCATTGATCTGGATCGTAGTGCCACGAATCAATGAAGTGCATTGGATCCCGCGTGCAATCATCGGCATGCTGGGCGTCATCTTGCTGTTGCACTTCGGCTTATTTCGTTTACTCGCTCTTGGCTGGCAATCACGACACATCGCAGTACGGCCTTTGATGGATAACCCTACCCGTGCAACGAGCCTCACAGAGTTCTGGGGCCGTCGCTGGAACAGCGGCTTCCACGATCTCATGCACCGTTACATCTTTCGTCCTTCCACGAAGAGGTTCGGTGTGCGCACCGCCATGCTGCTGGTCTTCCTAGCCTCAGGCTTGATCCATGAACTGGTCATCACCGTGCCTGCGGGTGGCGGCTACGGTCTGCCAACCCTTTACTTTCTGCTGCAAGGACTGGGTGTGGAGATGGAACGCAGTGATTTTGGCAAACGCTTACAACTCGGTCATGGGGCGAAAGGCTGGTGCTTTGTGTTTCTGGTCACGGCTGGTCCCGTGGCCCTGCTCTTTCCTCCGCCGTTCTTGCACAACGTCATTTTGCCCATGCTGAAAACCATCACCTGA
- a CDS encoding DUF393 domain-containing protein: protein MNTEITDTINGTVFFDGECPMCQNLARQFGPLLHRRGFELMPLQVTWVAPTLKVTRADLMEEMHLLCTDGRVLRGVEAYLEFARHGLLTRWLVPVARLPLIYPLLNRIYRYTAEHRHCTGGHCKIHRRVYHRTIPFLDMP from the coding sequence GTGAATACTGAAATTACAGATACGATTAACGGAACAGTGTTCTTCGATGGTGAATGCCCGATGTGCCAGAACCTGGCCCGGCAGTTCGGCCCCCTGCTCCATCGACGCGGGTTTGAACTCATGCCGCTCCAAGTCACATGGGTCGCCCCGACGCTGAAGGTGACGCGAGCTGACCTGATGGAGGAGATGCACCTGCTCTGCACGGATGGCCGGGTATTACGCGGCGTGGAGGCTTATCTGGAATTCGCGCGGCATGGTCTGCTCACCCGCTGGCTGGTGCCCGTGGCGCGGCTGCCGCTCATCTATCCGCTGCTGAACCGTATCTATCGTTACACGGCGGAGCACCGGCATTGCACAGGCGGACACTGCAAGATCCATCGACGAGTTTATCACCGCACCATCCCCTTTCTGGATATGCCATGA
- a CDS encoding GbsR/MarR family transcriptional regulator has translation MNTLTPVQQKFILHWGEMGTRWGINRTVAQIHALLYLSPKPLHAEEIAETLAVARSNVSNSLKELQGWGIVKLVHVLGDKRDHFESMKDVWEMFRVVLDERKKREIDPTLTMLRECLIELEDEKAKDTYTSERIHAMRDFFETTTAWYQQVRAWPTNAVVRFVKLGDKVLRVLGIGGS, from the coding sequence ATGAATACCCTGACCCCAGTTCAGCAGAAGTTCATCCTCCATTGGGGAGAAATGGGCACGCGGTGGGGTATCAATAGGACGGTGGCTCAGATTCATGCCCTGCTCTATCTCTCGCCTAAGCCGCTCCACGCGGAAGAGATCGCGGAGACGCTGGCTGTGGCTCGCTCAAACGTGAGCAATAGCCTGAAGGAACTTCAGGGCTGGGGCATCGTGAAGCTGGTGCATGTATTGGGTGACAAACGAGATCACTTTGAATCGATGAAGGATGTGTGGGAAATGTTCCGAGTGGTGCTAGATGAGCGAAAGAAGCGGGAAATCGATCCCACCCTCACGATGCTACGGGAATGCCTCATCGAACTGGAAGATGAGAAGGCGAAGGATACGTACACCAGCGAGCGCATCCATGCGATGCGGGATTTCTTTGAGACGACCACGGCTTGGTATCAACAGGTGCGCGCCTGGCCTACGAATGCGGTGGTGCGCTTTGTGAAGCTGGGCGACAAGGTTTTGCGGGTATTAGGAATCGGCGGGAGCTGA
- a CDS encoding protoglobin family protein translates to MKKIDEARLETDLEYRFNYLCEFIGFSDDDIKVIHSAAPLLAPLVPGLVDAVYAKLIGYDATWRHFVPRQAGYTGDTPLSVESLTMDHPQIQFRKQHLARYLEKLVTAPYDGKLVNYLDFVGKMHTPKAGNPHLDVPLIQMNSLMGFVADAVNATIMGFDIPHDLKAAAIRAFSKLLWIQNDLIVRHYAK, encoded by the coding sequence ATGAAGAAGATTGACGAGGCACGTTTGGAGACAGACTTGGAATATCGCTTTAACTATCTCTGTGAATTTATCGGGTTCAGCGACGATGACATCAAAGTCATTCACAGTGCAGCTCCGTTACTCGCCCCACTGGTCCCTGGCTTGGTGGATGCAGTTTACGCCAAGCTCATCGGCTATGACGCAACCTGGCGCCATTTCGTCCCACGCCAGGCAGGCTACACAGGAGACACGCCTCTCTCGGTGGAATCCCTCACTATGGATCACCCACAGATCCAATTCCGCAAGCAGCACCTCGCCCGCTATCTCGAGAAGCTCGTCACCGCGCCCTATGACGGCAAGTTGGTGAACTACCTCGATTTCGTCGGCAAAATGCATACCCCAAAAGCGGGCAATCCGCACCTCGATGTTCCGCTCATCCAGATGAATTCCCTCATGGGCTTTGTAGCGGACGCGGTGAATGCGACGATCATGGGATTCGACATTCCCCATGATCTGAAAGCTGCTGCGATCAGAGCCTTTAGCAAGCTGTTGTGGATTCAGAACGATTTGATCGTGCGGCACTACGCCAAATAA
- a CDS encoding DUF3185 family protein, whose amino-acid sequence MNKYLGIALLVAGAVLVVFGIQASDSFSSDVSRAFTGNPTDKSMWLLVGGIVSAIVGFFMTMGGRSLKS is encoded by the coding sequence ATGAACAAGTATCTTGGAATCGCCCTGCTAGTCGCAGGTGCTGTGCTGGTCGTCTTCGGCATACAGGCTTCTGACTCATTTAGCTCGGATGTTTCCCGGGCATTCACTGGCAACCCCACAGATAAATCCATGTGGTTGCTGGTTGGCGGTATCGTCTCTGCCATCGTCGGTTTCTTTATGACGATGGGCGGAAGATCATTGAAGTCATAA
- a CDS encoding DUF1328 domain-containing protein has product MLSWTITFLIIALIAAVLGFSGIAGAAAGIAKILFLVFIVFFLVALIGGRRSV; this is encoded by the coding sequence ATGTTAAGCTGGACCATTACCTTCCTGATCATCGCTCTGATTGCTGCCGTGCTAGGTTTTTCCGGCATAGCAGGCGCGGCTGCAGGAATCGCAAAGATCCTGTTCCTGGTGTTTATCGTATTCTTCTTGGTGGCGCTGATTGGCGGTCGCCGCAGTGTCTAA